From Phycodurus eques isolate BA_2022a chromosome 13, UOR_Pequ_1.1, whole genome shotgun sequence, a single genomic window includes:
- the ssx2ipa gene encoding synovial sarcoma, X breakpoint 2 interacting protein a: MGEWWTTMPGDTSMGNYEISSISHVTMSPSRPNNLVSLPPSSRNSFNLATVFCTDDNVPQCVSYINQELSSLGLSSWMEASSAGGADLRAVPALNAFFELLQIRRRTVATLEELEREQLKKSSTLDHMQMSNSRLRDQLELSIREKSGLHETERQLQLKIKTLQSCLKTEKEEVQKLQSIVASRASQYSHDAKRKERESAKLKERLSQLLVDRKDKKMAIDMLNCLGRADGKRSHWKTTKVTASHEGQMYKSMLRDYEASQRSLMLENAELKKVLQQMKKEMIHMLSPRQPACRGAGADDSQEMLDSDGEEKTGDSSREILDRSCDQAREQLTNSIRQQWRKLRSHMEKLDHQVQNQESNKEVIPRETHENEMESMRREVQQCKEFIHTQQQLLQQRLNASFDEETAELLNGCYTLEEKERLKEEWRLFEEQKRNFERERKYFTEAAIRLGREKKAFEEDRASWLKSQFLNMTPFANRSRCSSTDGYSTLSIRSEPETRTSAKSQLSKSSNCTSFSTPETAPAQRATVPSTSELYRTLRLIPDSGSSGCSNRGRRRELSSTTDDERDSRVKAKNRVYSGDLSIFSLGEDENGRT; encoded by the exons ATGGGAGAGTGGTGGACAACCATGCCAGGAGACACGTCTATGG GAAACTATGAGATCTCCAGTATATCGCATGTAACAATGTCCCCGTCGAGGCCCAACAATCTTGTGTCACTGCCGCCTTCATCCAGAAACTCATTCAATCTGGCCACGGTATTTTGCACAGATGACAACGTCCCGCAGTGCGTCTCTTACATCAATCAG GAGCTCTCCTCCCTGGGTCTCTCCTCATGGATGGAGGCGAGCTCTGCAGGGGGCGCCGACCTGCGGGCGGTGCCCGCTCTGAACGCCTTCTTCGAGCTGCTGCAGATCCGCAGGCGCACCGTGGCCACTTTGGAGGAGCTTGAAAGAGAGCAGCTCAAGAAGTCCAGCACCTTGGACCACATGCAAATGAGCAATTCAAGACTTAGG GATCAGCTTGAACTATCCATCCGGGAGAAATCGGGTCTCCATGAGACCGAGAGGCAGCTCCAACTCAAAATCAAGACTCTGCAAAGCTGCCTGAAGACTGAGAAAGAAGAG GTTCAGAAGCTCCAGAGTATAGTCGCCAGCCGCGCGTCGCAGTACAGCCATGATGCCaagaggaaagagagagagtcggCGAAGCTCAAGGAACGCCTCAGTCAGCTACTTGTGGAcagaaaagataaaaaaatgg ccattgacatgctaaatTGCCTTGGACGAGCAGACGGTAAAAGGAGCCACTGGAAGACAACCAAAGTCACAGCCAG CCACGAAGGGCAGATGTACAAGTCCATGTTGCGTGATTATGAAGCCAGCCAGCGGTCGCTGATGCTGgagaacgcagagctgaagaaGGTCCTGCAGCAGATGAAAAAGGAGATGATTCACATGCTAAGTCCGCGCCAGCCGGCGTGCAGAGGGGCCGGCGCTGACGACAGCCAGGAGATG TTGGATTCTGACGGGGAGGAGAAGACTGGCGACTCCAGCAGGGAAATACTGGACCGGTCATGTGACCAAGCGAGGGAGCAGCTGACCAACAGCATTCGGCAACAGTGGAGGAAACTGAGGAGCCACATGGAGAAGTTGGACCACCAGG TTCAAAATCAAGAGTCCAACAAGGAGGTGATCCCGAGGGAAACCCACGAGAATGAGATGGAGAGCATGAGGCGCGAAGTGCAGCAGTGCAAAGAGTTCATTCACACGCAGCAGCAACTTCTCCAG CAACGACTGAACGCGTCGTTCGACGAAGAGACGGCCGAGCTGCTCAACGGCTGCTACACCCTGGAGGAGAAGGAGCGGCTCAAGGAGGAGTGGAGGCTCTTTGAGGAGCAGAAGAGGAACTTTGAGAGGGAGAGAAAGTACTTCACCGAAGCCGCCATCCGCCTCGGCCGAGAG AAAAAGGCCTTCGAGGAGGACCGTGCCTCTTGGCTGAAAAGTCAGTTTTTAAACATGACGCCCTTCGCCAACCGTAGTAGATGCTCCTCGACAGATGGTTACAGTACCTTGTCGATCA GAAGTGAGCCAGAGACGAGGACATCTGCAAAAAGCCAGCTGTCCAAATCCTCAAACTGCACGTCGTTCTCCACTCCTGAGACCGCGCCTGCACAACGTGCCACAGTGCCATCCACTTCTGAACTTTACCGGACACTCCGCCTCATTCCAGACTCCGG TTCCTCCGGGTGTTCAAATCGAGGGCGCCGGCGAGAGCTCAGCAGCACCACTGACGACGAAAGAGACTCTCGAGTCAAGGCTAAAAATCGAGTCTACAGCGGAGACTTGAGTATCTTCTCTCTCGGGGAGGATGAGAACGGCCGCACTTAA